ctcttcatcctcatcgtcatctgaagGGGGCTCGTcaagcgttgtgtgtgtgtctcgtgAGTGTGTCATGTAAATAAGATAAGTAAATGTTCGTTCGTCATTACATACAGCTGAATACGAATGATACAGCCGAATGTGAAGTATACGATTTAATGTGAATGTTGTAGCCGACTGTGACTAACGTTGAAATAACTTTgttgtagaaaacaaaaatcagactTTAATAAATGGTTTCTGTTAGGACTGAAATATTTCAGACCCTGACATCAGTCACATCAAACTGAGGTTTTGTAAACAAGTGTCAGCTGACTGCGCCTTTGATTATTCCGTCGTTTAAAATACGTGAGTGAAGATAATAGCCCTATTATACAGCTGCTGACTTATTACTCGAAAATGAGGATCTACCACAGGCATGCATAGGAAATGACTTCTCTCCTCGTACGTGTCCTGTACACACTGGCCAGTCTGATCCTTGAGTGGTCGTTCTCAATTTCCAAACTCTtctcagcaattttttttctgaaattgtgACCAGCCTCCTTCAAGAACTTTGTTGCTTCCTCAGCTCAGGGATGTTTGAAGAATTATCTCTCTCAGACCACAACCGGCTACAGGAAAACGTTCTTAATACCATAATACAAAACTTGTCATCAGCAAGCTCGATCTTTCTTGGTCGTAGGTGAATAATGAAGGCTTGCTTGAGGCATATTAtcacggtgtgtgtgtgtgggttttttttttttttaatatttgggGTGTTGTAGTACAGAGTGTAGTACATTTTGTCCGGAGTTCTGTTGTAAtgaaagttgttgttgttgttgttgtgtgtcagTTCAGCTTTAGAGCACAACACAACAGTCACACTGTAACAGTCAGCTCAAAAATCGTATGCATTGCTTATATTACAATGTTTAGCTGTATTCATGATGGTGGTAGAACTGATGTGTTCACTTGAACACTGCCGTGACGCAGTGTACTACAATGATAGAGATGTCAGCTGATACTCACCAGGCTCCGATTTCTCATCATGTAAAATAGAATCGACTCTAAATTGCATGCACTTTGAACCCTCTTTGTCAAGCCCTGTGCCCCACActtgtttgcgtgcgtgtgtgtgtgttttcctttgGAACTCGCTGTCTACAACACTTACATAGCAGAAACAAAACGGAAGTGACTCCATCAGTCGTATGACTTCCGCTTTCCTGTCAGACTCATCGCCTGTAGCCTCCCCGTTATTACTACTGAAAATGATGACCTACTGACGAAAGGTGCCCTTTTGTTTCTACATTTAAATTCTTAAAGTCAAATAGGTCTGAACTAATCAAAATAGCTAGAATTTCAGAGTCTGACTAGGCTGGTCATCTATCAGTCTCTTAGTACCTTTATCTTTGTAAATGAAGATAACTTATAATTCTCTTGCCACCTTAGTTTTATTGCTGTGTTTATGGCCATTCTTCTCTCTGTTGGTAAAATAATGAGGTGACTTAAGGGtttgcttcttgttttgttgccaATTTAGCTAGTTTATCAgccttttcatttccttttattcctaTATGAGATGGAACCCAAAGGAACttaatatttctattttcttgctAATCTTCGTTGTAATAGATACTACCTTATATACTATGTCTATTCTGCTTGAGGACTTGGTTTTTTAGAGACTGGAACGCTGATAGCGATCCAGATATTAGTAAGTATTGTCGCTGCATGGTGTCCTTCATTTTAAGATGAAGTATCTGAAGTGCTGTCAGTATGGCACTTAGTTCCGTCCCTTCCACTTATCAATCCTGCACGTCTTCGCGAGTGGTGGCTTAACGACATTCGCGTCACGTCACATAATCAAATCACAAGCAAGTGTGAAAATTTACTCGAAagacaaattttattaaaataaataaataaataaagccaacATGAGAGTAAACTGAAATAGCATCCTACTTTGTGGCTTTATAACCTTTATGACCTTATAACCCTTTTAACACtgagaacaaaacataaataaacaatttacgttatttttatttgttgttcttattaTAATGTTTGAAAGGGTTTGTGGGGTGCAATAGTTTCTTTCTAAACGTGAGTGAATACCCTcctttcgttctcgagatacacgacTACAAATCTCATCATGCACGATCAgaatcgtgacgtcacattggTACACAGATAGGACTGATCAACATATGTTTGCTGCTCTCCCACCGGCGGAGGCCTTCAAAACGAAAACGATATGTCCAATGTATGCTCTGCTTGCTTTCTTCTGTGCACagtgataataaataaatcaacaaacaaaccaaccaaccaaccaacaaacaaacacaatcgCTAGGCGGACACATTTCCCGAAGAAGCCTTAGTGTTGCGTTATCTCAAGTTTACGTATCCAGTGTGAACACTTGAAgagaagaattttgaaaaaatctcTATGCCATACATGTTTATCTATTGAATATTGTTGTCTGacatctctctgtcttcttGTTCAGCTCTATCACTTCCTCCGTTGTGGACCACTTTCCTCCCATCCCTTGCTTCCTATTGTATCTTTTCTCCTCTAATTCTGCTACAAGACGGTTTTTCGGTGCTGGGGAGTTTTTTGTAAAATGCACAAGTAGGTTTGACTTTATACATGGTCTGTTCACGTGCCTCTGTTTATGTGCAAGAATGTAGTCCACGCGccattgtgtgcatgtgttttgcACGAATCGCCAGATCAGAGCCACATCCACAATCCAGTTTTCGTATAGAAGATATAGTCATAGCTATGTCAGTTATACATCGCTGTACATCTCTGTCACGTTAACAACTGTCGTGTGGGCACAAGGAGGTTACTGACAGCACCACAGACGTCTTTGACCTCGGTGGACAGGACATTGTGATCGCAGTATAACACGAAGCTTTACTAGACCTCTTTGCCGTCTGGAGTTCTCGCGTCCAGGAAGAAGGTAACAATAAAACCTGAAGAGAAATAAAGCACATAAACATGTACATAAACAAGCAGTTTAAACCTGTAtgtaaaaacacaacaaacctgTAGACAAACACCCCACATAAGGTTGAATATGTATATAACACATAAATCTGTAACCAGATAAATTTAACGGAGAAACTAGATAAATATTAGGATAAATAAACAGTATTAACATGTAGATTGGGGAAAAAacgtaaatatatatatatataaatctgtaAATCAACATATAGTATAACCACCACAACTCCCCACCCCTTTATAACTTTATAATCTGTACATAACTAAGCCAAATGAACTTAGAATTTTTGCACGACGATCTGTGCatgaataaaacacaaaatctgCGGATAAATAAACTGCGTAAGGTCAAAGCAGAGATTGCACGCGAGTTGCGCGCCGGGAAATGTTTAGTGAAAGGGCAGCTACTCAGTGTCGACAAAAAGCCACTTATACGAGAGTTCAAGTCCGCTCTGCGTGCGAGGAAGACGAGTAACAAATcaaccgagagagagagaagggaattGTGTTTAACGCCGATCCATCAACTCagactacatcacggcaaagcagccagccctgtaaacaaatctAAGTAGGGAAAGAACactgtgcccgagacgagagctgaaccccggacagtcaaccctcactgtattggtgactcGCGGTTACCGTTGCACCACCGCGCCGCCGGGTATTTTGTCTGTTTGACAAAATTAGCTTTAGGTGTCAGGGGTCGGTAGGAAGGGCAGAAGAACGTCATACAAACAATAATAGACGAGTTCCTGATGAGGAAGGGTAGCACTCACCGACACAGGCAAAGCCTCCGATGAAGAAGAACTGACCGGTGTAGTGCAGCATCTGCTGCAGGGTCACACCCATGAAGGCGCTGGCTGCCGAGGTTAAAACCTGACCCACAAGCGTGCGAAATATGAGTCAAATATAAATACTTCCAATCGTAAAAACTGAGTGTGCTAGACACTTACAGATGTAAACACTTAAAAACATAAAGAAGTAGTTAGGCAAACTTTATAATAATACTTGCAGATTTGACCACCTTACTTACATAAAACCCCAAATAAAAGCTGGATATTATGAGTTGgcagcagaaagaaaagtgtgtgtgtgggtgtgtgtgtgggtgtgggtgtgggtgtgtgtgtggatgtgtgtgtgtgatcctgCAGAACATCATGAACTACGACGGCACAACATGACGCACGACATCAGAACTTGATGTTCCGGTATGAGGTAGAGCAGGACATTCATTGTTCTTGTTTAAAACACGTGAAACATTCAGACAGGACTCTTACCCCGACATCCTGGGTCAATGACAGCTTACCTGCGAGGTGTACAAAAGTCCGTAGTTGGTGCTCATGTAGGTGTTGCCGTACATCCGGGCCACAGCGGGCGGCATGATGGCGTACTTGCCGGAGATGGCGAAGAAAATGACGCACACCCAGATCATGAAGTATGGCTTCCCTCCGTGTTCAGCGCCTGAGAAGGTGAAGACGGCAGACGCGAACATGACGTACAGAATCTTGGCTGCCACCTGTTCacaggtgtaaaaaaaaaaaataataataaaataaataaaaactgccACGCACATATTTTCCCCTCCGAAAGGAGAGCTTATAGTGTCCcccccctccaacacacactcacgcacgtacacacgtacacacacacacacacacacacacacgtaaatcTCTGTCCAACTGATAAATTGGCCCATAGCATACTGCATAGGTCAAATGTAAATACCATTAGCAGgaaatacaaaaattttaacttttagtACACAACCGCatgagagatgtgtgtgtgtgtgtgcgcacgcgtcAGAGTGTGTGTAAGGCATAAAATggcataaaaattatttttaaaaacgtttttaaatttgctttttcataacagttttaagttttagaaacacgtTTTCAACTAGCCCCACAGTCCACTTACATTAAAGGTGAATCTGTCGGCCACGTGACCCCAGAAGATCCCGCCCACTGCGTTGAGAACTGCGGAACATGACCCCACGATGGCCAGGAACTCATCATCAGCTATGAAAGATTGTCCGTAGGACTGCAATAGTCAGCAGTGGgattaattttctttcagaCTTAGGACTTCAAATTTAAAGAACTAATCTTAAGCACGTTTCTCTATTTGCCCCCAAAGCGGAAAGAAAATCTTGAGCCACTCACAGGTTAGTTCGACGGTTTATGCATCGTCAGGCTCGACGAATACAAAATAGTTTTCTGAAGTCTTACAACTAATTATGGTTTTGTCTTTAGCATGGACACTAGCATAACTGGAAATTTATCTGAGTCGATCCAAACGCGGTTTTAAATATGACTTCATGCTATACCTTGTACAAAGTATGCTATACCTTGTACACACCTTGCACATACCTTGTACAAAGCTACTACAAAGACACCACCCATGCCGCCTAAGAGGAAGAGAAACCAGAGCAGGTAAAAATTCTTTGTCTTCAGCATCTGTAGAGGCGGAATATCCAGGTTACTACCAGTCTCATTACATAGGACATTTTCAGGGCTGCAAATAATGAAGATATTAGACAATCTTTGGAGTCACTTTTGAAATCTTCTGGTTCTAATGTGAAGTGATTAAAGACACTGTTCGCCGGGTTAATCTACCTGTTGTCAGCCATACCACGTACCAGCTGACtgtactgtttgtttgttacacCATTACACGATCTGTTACATTATTAGATCACTTATCGTCCGTTACTGTATCAATATATACGAATTGTCTGACAATACACTACTCGTCAGGATTTTTTCTCTCAACAAATTCCTTTGTGGATGTGGACATTTCCTGTCTAATggagaaatttttatttagagtTTAAAAATTAGGTGATAATTTCCTATCTGAGTAGGTCAAATTATTATCTAAGTGTGACAATTTACTGTCAGAATGGAGATAGCTTGTTATCTGGCAGTAGAAAAATTTCTGGCTGTCGCAAAATTTTTATCTGgatttgacaaatttttcccgTTGATAAATAATGTCTTGCATATTTAGCATTGTCAGACtaaaatttcacacacacatgtcagAAGCGAACGACCTTTGACCCTTAAACATGCAGATCTGTGGAAGTCATGAACTTCAGAGCATCTCACCTTTCACTACTGTTGACAAAGCCTCGCATTTCTGGGGAACCTTCAGATGACACAGCTTCATGGCTGCTCTGCAAAGGACATTCTAACATTGCAGACGACGCTCGTGAGAGAAAGACGGAGGAGAAAGCTAACCAAGGAGGAAAAGCATCCCCCATTCACATCCACACAGCTTACCTGATATTAATCGTTTGATTGATTGggtctttattttaatcaaagtaATACTGTAgtggaaaacacaaaaaagataatCAATTTTGTTCTCAGGTGTCTAGCTATTATTTTCAGACACATGTCAATCAATGTATCATGGTGCGCGGGTAGATCAATGACATATTTACCTGCGGGGTCACGGGGTATATCGTCAGCAGAGCGCCGATGAGCTGCATGACGGCATAGGTGCCCCCCAGGACAAGGAAGAGGTTAGGCACGCGCTGGAGAATCTCCTCCTGTGTAAAGTACCTGAAAAGAGAGAGGAGCACAGTGTGGGAAATGTCTTCAGAAGCGGTAAGAGGGTGGTCAAAGGGTACGAAAATGGGATGAATTATGGGAACTTAATTCTGGTGAGTATGGTGACgcacagaagaaagaaagagaggaagataaagaaatagagagataatgaaagagaaaagaatgaaaaaaaggaagaaactagagaaaataaaaaagtgtttggGAGATTGTTCACAGACGTGCAAACGCTGTGGTTTCGTGCGAGAATGTCTGTAGGTCTGCACGCATGGGCTTAGTATCTTAAATCGAGAAGGCAGGGGGCaaccgttgttgttgttgttgttgttgttgttgtcgtcgtcgtcattgttgttgttgttgttaatgcgCGTGACTGTGACCCCTGGGGAGTGGTGGTCACAAGGAAGGGCACCTTTTCAACAACCCCGCTGCATCACTGATTATAAAACGCAGGTGACAGAAGCTATTGATATTTGTGTTGATATTTCTAATGAGACTCCATTAGACTGATTTCATTAAACTACACCGTACGATAAAGACGTTCATTGCTTATTGTTTTATCAACAATTATCGAgtgatgttttttgtttcattgacTTTGACCGAGGTGTGTTTTTCATTGCTATCATTACTGTGAAGGTAAGAAGATTAGAAAGAAGTCATACACATCATCCTGTCCTTTCTGAGTAGGCGGCAAGTTACTGGGGTTTAGGTAGAGGGTGATCACCTGGTTGAAGACGATAGGACCACATCCAAATCCAGAAAACACGATTCCGCCAACTAACCCTCGATGTTCTGGGAACCACTGAAATCAGGTAGCACACTTCCAAATCTCTGCTAAATCACAAGAAACAATTTGATTTATTTAAgttcaaaaaacaaataaaataatgtttcataaTCGAAATTCAGCATCGAAGATATCAGCATGTTCTAACAGCAGCACTATCAAAATTTCAActatttctaaattaaaatttttagacgttttttaatgaatatagTAAGAACACAATTTATCGAAGAATTTAAATTTAGAAGTT
This window of the Pomacea canaliculata isolate SZHN2017 linkage group LG4, ASM307304v1, whole genome shotgun sequence genome carries:
- the LOC112561991 gene encoding uncharacterized protein LOC112561991, coding for MLVTSTTGSSDTGDGTVRMKEPLMQSQRLAPPAPATLCCGRVPVRGILVVVGGFLMHMTLGTQLTYGNTNPYLVSYIRRHSSPDDIHYVDGIWIQACMLMGQGVSMFAGGIIEHRLGPRIASLVGCWCLSAGVLLTYLTIKISFAMSVLTYGMMFGLGCGLAYPIPVTCAMKWFPEHRGLVGGIVFSGFGCGPIVFNQVITLYLNPSNLPPTQKGQDDVYFTQEEILQRVPNLFLVLGGTYAVMQLIGALLTIYPVTPQSSHEAVSSEGSPEMRGFVNSSESPENVLCNETGSNLDIPPLQMLKTKNFYLLWFLFLLGGMGGVFVVALYKSYGQSFIADDEFLAIVGSCSAVLNAVGGIFWGHVADRFTFNVAAKILYVMFASAVFTFSGAEHGGKPYFMIWVCVIFFAISGKYAIMPPAVARMYGNTYMSTNYGLLYTSQVLTSAASAFMGVTLQQMLHYTGQFFFIGGFACVGFIVTFFLDARTPDGKEV